The following are encoded in a window of Esox lucius isolate fEsoLuc1 chromosome 14, fEsoLuc1.pri, whole genome shotgun sequence genomic DNA:
- the sptan1 gene encoding spectrin alpha chain, non-erythrocytic 1 isoform X5, giving the protein MDTSSPQRMDTSGVKVLESADDIQERRQQVLDRYRRFKELSGMRRQKLEDSYRFQFFRRDADELEKWIQEKLQIASDENYKDPTNLQGKLQKHQAFEAEVQANAGAIVKLDETGNLMISEGHFASETIRTRLEELHRLWDLLLQKTKEKGVRLLQAQKLVQYLRECEDALDWISDKEAIATSEELGQDLEHVEVLQKKFEEFQTDLAAHEERVNEVNQLAGRLSQESHPEAELIVRKQEEVNAAWQRLKGLAQQRQGKLFGAAEVQRFNRDVDETISWIKEKEQLMASDDFGRDLASVQALLRKHEGLERDLAALEDKVNTLGEEAERLQQTHPQNASQIHLKRDELITNWEQIRTLAAERHARLNDSYRLQRYTADFRDLTSWVTEMKALINADELANDVAGAEALLDRHQEHKGEIDAHEDSFKATDEAGQALLNTGHYASEEVKEKLGILSEEKESLLELWEVRRQQYEQCMDLQLFYRDTEQVDNWMSKQEAFLLNEDLGDSLDSVEALLKKHEDFEKSLSAQEEKITALDEFATKLIQNNHYAKEDVATRRDALLSRRNALHERAQSRRLALEDSFHLQQFFRDSDELKSWINEKMKTATDEAYKDPSNLQGKVQKHQAFEAELSANQSRIDALQKSGQELLDGKHYAADEVSVRMDEVSSQWKKLLEATELKGVKLREANQQQQFNRNVEDIELWLYEVEGHLSSDDYGKDLTSVQNLQKKHALLEADVAAHQDRIDGITIQARQFHEGGHFDADNIKRKQEALVGRYDALREPMAARKQKLSDSLRLQQLFRDVEDEETWIREKEPIAASTNRGKDLIGVQNLLKKHQALQAEIAGHEPRIKAVTQKGEAMVEEGHFAGEEVKVKLGELNGRWDTLKGKAGQRRQDLEDSLQAQQYFADANEAESWMREKEPIVSSPDYGKDEDSAEALLKKHEALMSDLSAYGSSIKALKEQAQTCRQQVAPTDDETGKELVLALYDYQEKSPREVTMKKGDILTLLNSTNKDWWKVEVNDRQGFVPAAYVKKLDPTQSSSRENLLDEQGSIGLRQDQIETQYGTLLELGEKRKDMLEKSCKKFMLFREANELQQWINEKEGALTNEEVGSDLEQVEVLQKKFDDFQKDLKANESRLRDINKVASELESEGLMAEEAPMIQAQEQVMLGSAHGKDEADAKNASPWKNVRLAVQTTANFNTIKDLNNRWRSLQQLAEERSNMLGSAHEVQRFHRDADETKEWIEEKNQALNTDNYGHDLASVQALQRKHEGFERDLAALGDKVNSLGETAERLIQSHPEAVDDIQEKCTELNTAWSSLVGRADQRKEKLGNSHDLQRFLSDFRDLMSWINGIRGLVSSEELAKDVTGAEALLERHQEHRTEIDARAGTFQAFEQFGQQLLARGHYASPEIQQKLEALDRERADLEKAWVQRRMMLDQCLELQLFNRDCEQAENWMAAREAFLASDDKGDSLDSVEALIKKHEDFDKAINVQEEKIAALQSFADQLIGADHYAKPEIHNRCSEVLDRWRHLKAQMIEKRSKLGESQTLQQFSRDVDEIEAWISEKLQTATDESYKDPTNIQLSKLLSKHQKHQAFEAELHANSDRIRGVIDTGNALIQRGACAGSEDAVQSRLGALDEQWQFLVNKSAEKSQKLKEANKQQNFNTGIKDFDFWLSEVEALLASEDYGKDLASVNNLLKKHQLLEADISAHEDRLKDLNGQADSLTASTAFDPTQVKDKRDAVNGRFAKIKSMAAGRRAKLNESHRLHQFFRDLDDEESWIKEKKLLVSSEDYGRDLTGVQNLRKKHKRLEAELAAHEPAIQSVQETGKKLSDDNTIGQEEIEQRLGQFEEHWAELKNLATARGQRLEESLEYQQFVANVEEEEAWINEKLNLVGSEDYGDTLAAVQGLLKKHEAFETDFTVHRDRVNDVCSNGDELIKKNNHHVDSISAKMASLRGKVTELERAAAMRKAKLDENSAFLQFNWKADVVESWIGEKENSLKTDDYGRDLSSVQTLLTKQETFDAGLQAFQQEGITNITALKDQLLAAKHVQSKAIEARHAALMKRWNQLLNNSQARKKKLLEAQEHFRKVEDLFLTFAKKASAFNSWFENAEEDLTDPVRCNSLEEIRALRDAHEAFRSSLSSAQADFNQLAELDRQIKSYQVVSNPYTWFTMEALEETWRNLQKIIKERELELQKEQRRQEENDKLRQEFAQHANAFHQWLQETRTYLLDGIAYRRVVRVYQYEVADDLSGRSCMVEESGTLESQLEATKRKHQEIRAMRSQLKKIEDLGAAMEEALILDNKYTEHSTVGLAQQWDQLDQLGMRMQHNLEQQIQARNTTGVTEDALKEFSMMFKHFDKEKSGRLNHQEFKSCLRSLGYDLPMVEEGEPDPEFESILDTVDPNRDGNVSLQEYMAFMISRETENVKSSEEIESAFRALSVDAKPYVTKEELYQNLSKEQADYCISHMKPYLDSKGREMPSAFDFVEFTRSLFVN; this is encoded by the exons ATGGACACCTCGTCTCCTCAG AGAATGGATACCAGTGGGGTTAAAGTTCTGGAGTCTGCCGATGACATCCAGGAGCGCCGGCAGCAGGTACTGGATCGCTACCGGCGCTTCAAGGAGCTGTCTGGCATGCGCCGGCAGAAGCTGGAGGACTCATACCGCTTTCAGTTCTTCCGCCGCGATGCCGACGAGCTGGAGAAGTGGATTCAGGAGAAGCTGCAGATAGCCTCTGATGAGAACTATAAGGACCCCACTAACCTCCAG ggtAAGCTCCAGAAACACCAGGCCTTTGAGGCCGAGGTGCAAGCCAATGCCGGAGCCATTGTAAAGCTGGATGAGACTGGCAACCTTATGATCTCTGAGGGCCACTTTGCCTCCGAAACCATCCGC ACTCGTCTGGAGGAACTGCACCGTCTTTGGGACCTGCTGCTCCAGAAGACCAAGGAGAAGGGCGTACGTCTGCTGCAGGCCCAGAAGCTGGTGCAGTACCTGCGCGAGTGCGAGGATGCCCTGGACTGGATCAGTGACAAG GAGGCCATCGCCACCTCTGAGGAGCTGGGCCAGGACCTGGAGCATGTCGAGGTGCTCCAGAAGAAGTTTGAGGAGTTTCAGACAGACCTGGCTGCCCACGAGGAGCGTGTTAATGAGGTGAACCAGCTGGCGGGCAGGCTGAGCCAGGAGTCCCACCCAGAGGCGGAGCTCATCGTCCGCAAGCAGGAGGAGGTGAACGCCGCCTGGCAGAGGCTTAAGGGCCTGGCCCAGCAGAGGCAGGGCAAGCTGTTTGGGGCAGCCGAGGTGCAGCGCTTCAACAG GGATGTGGACGAGACGATTAGCTGGATCAAGGAGAAGGAGCAGCTCATGGCGTCCGATGACTTTGGCCGGGACCTGGCCAGCGTTCAGGCCCTGCTGCGCAAGCATGAGGGGCTGGAGAGAGACCTGGCTGCCCTGGAAGATAAGGTCAACACCCTGGGTGAAGAGGCTGAGCGCCTGCAGCAGACCCACCCCCAGAATGCCTCCCAGATCCACCTGAAGAGGGACGAGCTCATTACCAACTGGGAGCAGATCCGGACACTGGCTGCCGAGCGCCACGCCCGGCTAAACGACTCCTACAG GCTACAGCGTTATACCGCAGACTTCCGCGATCTGACCAGCTGGGTAACCGAGATGAAAGCCTTGATCAATGCCGACGAGCTGGCCAACGATGTAGCCGGTGCTGAGGCTCTCCTGGACCGGCACCAGGAACACAAG GGTGAGATTGACGCACACGAGGATAGCTTCAAAGCCACGGACGAGGCCGGCCAGGCCCTGCTCAACACTGGACACTACGCCTCAGAGGAGGTCAAGGAGAAG CTGGGCATCCTGAGCGAGGAGAAGGAGTCTTTGCTGGAGCTGTGGGAGGTGCGCAGGCAGCAGTATGAACAGTGCATGGACCTTCAGCTCTTCTACAGGGACACGGAGCAGGTCGACAACTGGATGAGCAAGCAGGAG GCTTTCCTTCTGAACGAGGATCTTGGTGACTCACTGGATAGCGTGGAGGCGCTGCTGAAGAAACATGAGGACTTTGAGAAGTCCCTCAGCGCCCAGGAGGAGAAGATCACC GCCCTGGATGAGTTTGCCACCAAACTGATCCAGAACAACCACTATGCCAAGGAGGACGTTGCCACTCGTAGAGATGCT CTGCTGAGTCGCCGTAACGCCCTACACGAGCGCGCCCAGTCTCGTCGCCTCGCCTTGGAAGACTCCTTCCACCTGCAGCAGTTCTTCCGCGACTCAGATGAGCTCAAGAGCTGGATCAACGAGAAGATGAAGACGGCCACGGACGAGGCTTACAAG GACCCATCCAACCTGCAAGGCAAGGTCCAGAAGCACCAGGCTTTCGAGGCAGAGCTGTCAGCCAACCAGAGCCGCATCGATGCGCTGCAGAAATCTGGCCAGGAGCTCCTGGATGGAAAGCACTACGCCGCCGATGAGGTCTCAGTCCGCATGGATGAGGTCAGCTCCCAGTGGAAGAAGCTGTTAGAGGCCACTGAGCTCAAAG GCGTCAAGCTGCGTGAGGCCAACCAGCAGCAGCAGTTCAACAGGAACGTGGAGGATATTGAATTGTGGCTCTACGAGGTGGAGGGCCACCTGTCATCCGACGACTATGGCAAGGACCTCACCAGCGTCCAGAACCTGCAGAAGAAACACGCCCTGCTGGAGGCCGATGTGGCTGCACACCAG GACCGCATTGACGGCATCACCATCCAGGCACGTCAGTTCCATGAGGGAGGCCACTTTGACGCAGACAACATCAAGCGCAAGCAGGAGGCACTGGTGGGACGCTACGACGCCCTCCGCGAACCCATGGCTGCCCGCAAGCAGAAGCTGTCCGACTCCCTCAGGTTGCAGCAGCTCTTCAGAGACGTGGAGGACGAGGAGACCTGGATCCGGGAGAAGGAGCCCATCGCGGCCTCGACCAACCGGGGCAAAGACTTGATCGGGGTACAGAACCTGCTGAAGAAGCACCAAGCCCTGCAGGCGGAGATTGCTGGCCATGAGCCCCGCATCAAGGCCGTCACTCAGAAAGGAGAGGCTATGGTGGAGGAAG GTCACTTTGCCGGGGAGGAGGTGAAGGTGAAGCTGGGGGAGCTGAACGGCCGATGGGACACCCTGAAGGGCAAGGCAGGCCAGCGCAGACAGGACCTGGAGGACTCGCTGCAGGCCCAGCAGTACTTTGCCGACGCCAACGAGGCTGAGTCCTGGATGAGGGAGAAGGAGCCCATCGTGAGCAGCCCTGACTACGGCAAGGACGAGGACTCTGCTGAG GCCCTGCTGAAGAAGCACGAGGCCCTGATGTCTGACCTGAGCGCCTATGGAAGCAGCATAAAGGCTCTGAAAGAGCAGGCCCAAACCTGCAGG CAACAAGTGGCTCCCACTGACGATGAAACGGGCAAGGAGTTGGTCCTGGCTCTCTACGACTACCAGGAGAAGAGCCCCCGGGAGGTCACCATGAAGAAGGGAGACATCCTCACCCTGCTCAACAGCACCAACAAG GACTGGTGGAAGGTGGAGGTCAACGACCGCCAGGGCTTCGTGCCAGCTGCCTACGTCAAGAAACTGGACCCTACCCAGTCCTCCTCTAGGGAGAATCTGCTGGATGAGCAGGGCAGCATCGGCCTCCGCCAGGACCAAATCGAGACCCA GTACGGTACTCTCCTGGAGCTGGGCGAGAAGCGCAAGGACATGCTCGAGAAGAGCTGCAAGAAGTTCATGTTGTTCCGCGAGGCCAACGAGCTGCAGCAGTGGATCAACGAGAAGGAGGGCGCTCTCACCAACGAGGAGGTGGGCTCCGACCTGGAGCAGGTGGAGGTGCTGCAGAAGAAGTTTGACGACTTCCAGAAG GACCTGAAGGCTAACGAGTCCCGTCTGAGGGACATCAACAAAGTGGCGTCGGAGCTGGAGTCTGAGGGCCTGATGGCAGAGGAGGCGCCCATGATCCAGGCTCAG GAACAAGTGATGCTGGGTTCTGCTCATGGCAAG GATGAGGCAGATGCCAAGAATGCTTCACCATGGAAG AATGTACGATTGGCTGTTCAAACGACGGCTAACTTTAATACCATCAAG GATCTGAACAACCGCTGGAGGTCCCTGCAGCAGCTGGCCGAGGAGAGGAGTAACATGCTAGGGAGTGCCCACGAGGTGCAGAGGTTCCACAG GGATGCAGATGAGACCAAAGAGTGGATTGAGGAGAAGAACCAGGCCCTGAACACAGACAACTATGGACACGACCTGGCTAGTGTTCAGGCACTGCAGCGCAAACACGAGGGCTTCGAGAGAGACCTGGCTGCCCTGGGAGATAAG GTGAACTCTCTGGGCGAGACGGCGGAGCGTCTGATCCAGTCCCACCCAGAGGCAGTGGACGACATCCAGGAGAAATGCACGGAACTCAACACGGCCTGGAGCAGCCTGGTGGGGCGTGCTGATCAGCGCAAGGAGAAGCTGGGCAACTCCCATGACCTGCAGCGCTTCCTGTCTGACTTCAGGGACCTGATGTCCTGGATCAACGGCATCCGAGGCCTGGTCTCCTCTGAGGAGTTGGCCAAGGACGTGACCGGAGCCGAAGCCCTGCTGGAGAGACACCAG GAGCACCGTACTGAGATTGATGCCCGTGCGGGCACCTTCCAAGCCTTTGAGCAGTTTGGCCAGCAGCTGTTGGCACGCGGCCACTATGCCAGCCCTGAGATCCAGCAGAAGCTGGAGGCCCTGGACCGGGAGAGGGCTGACCTAGAGAAGGCCTGGGTGCAGCGACGCATGATGCTCGACCAATGCCTGGAGCTCCAG CTGTTCAACCGAGACTGTGAGCAGGCAGAGAACTGGATGGCAGCGCGCGAGGCCTTCCTGGCCAGCGACGATAAGGGAGACTCCTTGGACAGCGTGGAGGCTCTCATCAAGAAGCATGAAGACTTTGACAAGGCCATCAATGTTCAAGAGGAGAAAATTGCTGCTCTGCAGTCCTTTGCCGACCAGCTGATTGGCGCTGACCACTATGCCAAACCTGAGATCCACAACCGTTGCAGTGAAGTCCTGGACAG GTGGCGCCACCTGAAGGCCCAGATGATTGAGAAGCGCTCCAAGCTGGGGGAGTCTCAGACCCTTCAGCAGTTCAGCCGTGACGTGGACGAGATTGAGGCCTGGATCAGCGAGAAGCTTCAGACGGCCACGGACGAGTCCTACAAAGACCCCACCAACATCCAG CTGTCCAAGTTGCTG AGTAAGCACCAGAAGCACCAGGCCTTCGAGGCGGAGCTGCACGCCAACTCGGACCGCATCCGGGGAGTCATCGACACCGGCAACGCCCTCATCCAGAGGGGGGCTTGCGCCGGCAGTGAGGATGCAGTTCAG TCTCGTCTTGGTGCCCTGGATGAGCAATGGCAGTTCCTGGTGAACAAGTCTGCGGAGAAGAGCCAGAAGCTGAAAGAGGCCAACAAGCAGCAGAATTTCAATACAGGCATCAAGGACTTTGACTTCTGGCTCTCTGAG GTTGAGGCCCTCCTCGCGTCTGAGGATTATGGCAAAGACCTGGCCTCTGTCAACAATCTTCTGAAGAAACACCAACTCCTGGAAGCTGACATCTCTGCTCATGAG GATCGTCTGAAGGACCTGAATGGCCAGGCTGACAGCCTTACAGCCAGTACGGCCTTCGACCCCACCCAGGTCAAGGACAAGCGCGATGCTGTCAATGGACGCTTCGCCAAGATCAAGAGCATGGCTGCCGGGCGCCGTGCGAAGCTCAATGAGTCCCACCGCCTGCACCAGTTCTTCAGGGACTTGGACGATGAGGAGTCTTGGATTAA AGAAAAGAAATTGCTAGTAAGTTCGGAGGACTACGGACGTGATTTGACAGGAGTGCAGAATCTGAGGAAGAAACATAAGAGGCTGGAGGCTGAGTTGGCGGCCCACGAGCCTGCCATCCAGTCTGTGCAGGAGACCGGGAAGAAACTGTCTGATGACAACACCATCGGCCAGGAGGAGATCGAGCAGAGGCTGGGCCAGTTTGAGGAGCACTGGGCGGAGCTGAAAAACCTGGCCACAGCCAG GGGGCAGAGGTTGGAGGAGTCGCTGGAGTACCAGCAGTTTGTCGCGAACGTTGAAGAGGAAGAAGCCTGGATTAACGAGAAGCTGAACCTGGTGGGAAGCGAAGACTACGGAGACACCCTGGCCGCTGTGCAGGGCCTGTTGAAGAAGCACGAGGCGTTCGAGACCGACTTCACCGTGCACAGGGACCGAGTGAATGACGTCTGTTCCAATGGAGATGAGCTCATCAAGAAG AACAACCACCACGTGGACAGCATCTCAGCCAAGATGGCCTCCTTGCGGGGCAAAGTGACTGAATTGGAGAGGGCCGCGGCCATGAGGAAGGCCAAGCTGGATGAGAACTCTGCCTTCCTGCAGTTCAACTGGAAGGCTGATGTGGTGGAGTCCTGGATCG GTGAGAAGGAGAACAGCCTGAAGACTGATGACTACGGAAGAGATCTCTCCTCCGTGCAGACGCTACTCACTAAGCAG GAGACCTTTGATGCTGGTCTGCAGGCCTTCCAGCAGGAGGGAATCACCAACATCACAGCCCTGAAGGATCAGCTCCTGGCAGCCAAGCATGTCCAGTCCAAAGCCATCGAGGCGCGCCACGCTGCCCTCATGAAGCGCTGGAACCAGCTGCTCAACAACTCACAGGCCCGGAAGAAGAAGCTGCTGGAGGCCCAGGAGCACTTCAGGAAG GTGGAAGACCTGTTCCTCACCTTTGCCAAGAAGGCGTCAGCCTTCAACAGCTGGTTTGAGAACGCCGAGGAGGACCTCACCGACCCGGTGCGCTGCAACTCACTGGAGGAGATCCGGGCGCTGCGTGACGCCCATGAGGCTTTCCGCTCCTCTCTGAGCTCGGCACAGGCTGACTTCAACCAGCTGGCCGAGTTGGACCGGCAGATCAAGAGCTACCAGGTGGTGTCCAACCCCTACACCTGGTTCACCATGGAGGCCCTGGAGGAGACGTGGAGGAACCTGCAGAAGATTATCAAG GAACGAGAGCTGGAGCTACAGAAGGAGCAGAGGAGGCAGGAGGAGAATGACAAGCTGCGGCAGGAGTTTGCACAGCACGCCAACGCGTTCCACCAGTGGCTGCAGGAGACCAG GACATATCTTCTGGATGG CATAGCTTACCGACGAGTTGTCCGTGTCTATCAGTATGAAGTCGCTGATGATCTTTCTGGAAG GTCCTGCATGGTAGAAGAGTCCGGAACGCTGGAATCACAACTCGAGGCGACCAAG CGTAAGCACCAGGAGATCCGGGCAATGCGCAGTCAGCTGAAGAAGATTGAGGACCTGGGCGCGGCCATGGAGGAGGCCCTGATCCTGGACAACAAGTACACGGAGCACAGCACGGTGGGCCTTGCCCAGCAGTGGGACCAGCTGGATCAGCTGGGCATGAGAATGCAGCACAACCTTGAGCAGCAGATCCAGGCCAG AAATACCACCGGTGTGACGGAGGATGCCCTGAAGGAGTTCAGCATGATGTTCAA GCACTTTGACAAAGAGAAGTCAGGCCGTCTGAACCACCAGGAGTTCAAGTCTTGTCTGCGCTCGCTGGGTTATGACCTACccatggtggaggagggagaaccAGACCCAGAGTTTGAGTCCATCCTTGACACCGTCGACCCCAACAG GGATGGCAACGTGTCCTTGCAGGAGTACATGGCGTTCATGATCAGCCGCGAGACAGAGAACGTCAAGTCTAGTGAGGAGATTGAGAGCGCCTTCCGAGCTCTCAGCGTGGACGCCAAGCCCTACGTCACCAAGGAGGAGCTCTACCAG AATCTGTCCAAGGAACAGGCAGACTACTGCATTTCACACATGAAGCCCTACCTAGACAGCAAGGGCCGAGAAATGCCCTCGGCCTTCGACTTCGTCGAATTCACCCGCTCGCTTTTCGTCAACTGA